From Garra rufa chromosome 19, GarRuf1.0, whole genome shotgun sequence, the proteins below share one genomic window:
- the brcc3 gene encoding lys-63-specific deubiquitinase gives MAVSAVHLESDAFLVCMNHALSTEKEEVMGLCIGEVDTNRIVHIHSVIILRRSDKRKDRVEISPEQLSAASTEAERLAEMTGRPMRVVGWYHSHPHITVWPSHVDVRTQAMYQMMDQGFVGLIFSCFIEDKNTKTGRVLYTCFQSVQAQKGSEYERIEIPIHVVPHEAIGKVCLESAVELPRILCQEEQDTYRRIHSLSHLDPVTKIHNGSVFTKNLCSQMSAISGPLLQWLEDRLEQNKQSIIKLQKEKEQLTQELASL, from the exons ATGGCAGTGAGCGCTGTGCATTTAGAGTCAGACGCATTTCTAGTCTGTATGAATCATGCTCTGAGCACGGAGAAAGAGGAAGTAATGGGGCTCTGCATTGGCGAG GTGGACACAAACCGCATTGTGCACATTCATTCTGTCATAATTCTGCGTCGATCAGACAAGAGGAAAGACAGAGTAGAGATTTCACCAGAGCAGCTGTCAGCAGCATCCACCGAAGCTGAGA GGTTGGCTGAGATGACAGGACGCCCCATGAGGGTTGTGGGCTGGTACCACTCTCATCCACACATCACTGTGTGGCCATCACATGTTg ATGTTAGGACTCAAGCAATGTATCAGATGATGGATCAGGGATTTGTTGGACTCATCTTCTCATGCTTCATTGAAGATAAAAACACAAAG ACTGGTAGAGTCCTCTACACCTGTTTCCAGTCAGTACAAGCCCAGAAAGGCTCAGA GTATGAGCGGATTGAGATCCCCATCCATGTAGTGCCACATGAAGCCATCGGGAAAGTATGTCTGGAGTCTGCCGTGGAACTGCCCAGAATCCTCTGTCAAGAAGAACAGGATACATACAGAAGGATTCACAG TTTGAGTCATCTGGATCCAGTCACAAAGATACATAATGGATCAG TGTTCACTAAAAACCTGTGCAGTCAGATGTCGGCCATTAGCGGCCCGCTGCTGCAGTGGCTGGAAGATCGTCTGGAACAGAACAAACAAAGTATCATCAAActccagaaagagaaagaacaactGACACAAGAACTGGCTTCATTATAA